In the genome of Bacillus sp. S3, one region contains:
- the fliR gene encoding flagellar biosynthetic protein FliR, whose protein sequence is MDTSVVWSFLLVFVRISSFMIIVPVFSGRQIPSTYKIGFSAALALLCVGIIKEPIDSLPQWALLLLIFKEFLVGIVLGMTAAIFLYSVQLAGSLLDIQTGFSMATLFDPNFGLSEPLTGRLKNILAILVLLSTNGHLLLIQGILASFDWISLQDTVPALIDGRLSAYILECVKQMFMIGFMMAAPILGAMFVCDVALGILGKTVPQLNIISIAPPLKILLHFMIFIIIMPSFFYLLKILFENMFGSMSSILNIMGA, encoded by the coding sequence GTGGATACTTCCGTAGTGTGGAGTTTTTTACTGGTTTTTGTTCGCATTTCGTCATTTATGATTATTGTGCCAGTATTCTCGGGAAGGCAGATTCCTTCAACCTATAAGATTGGCTTTAGTGCTGCACTTGCACTTCTCTGTGTCGGGATTATAAAGGAACCTATTGATTCTTTGCCGCAGTGGGCATTGCTCCTACTAATCTTTAAAGAATTTCTTGTTGGAATTGTATTGGGCATGACAGCTGCAATCTTCCTTTATTCTGTCCAGCTGGCAGGTTCCCTTTTAGATATTCAAACTGGTTTTTCGATGGCGACACTTTTTGACCCCAATTTTGGTTTATCTGAACCGCTTACAGGGCGATTAAAAAATATTCTTGCTATTTTAGTATTATTGTCAACTAATGGCCATCTTTTATTGATTCAGGGAATATTAGCTAGTTTTGATTGGATTTCATTGCAGGATACCGTACCTGCATTAATAGACGGCAGGCTTTCGGCTTATATTTTGGAATGTGTGAAGCAAATGTTTATGATTGGCTTCATGATGGCTGCACCTATATTGGGTGCCATGTTTGTTTGTGATGTTGCCTTGGGCATTCTTGGTAAGACGGTGCCGCAATTAAATATAATCTCTATTGCACCACCGCTGAAAATTTTATTGCATTTTATGATATTTATTATCATTATGCCTAGTTTTTTTTATCTATTAAAAATTCTGTTTGAAAATATGTTCGGCTCGATGTCTTCAATTTTAAATATAATGGGGGCGTAG
- the flhF gene encoding flagellar biosynthesis protein FlhF — MKTKRIVADSIPLALKMVREQLGDNAIIVNTRSIKLGGILGLFAKHKFEVTAYAPVKKIPPVKKQEPQNNRNIALNLIEKAAGDLAESNRFEKAKKEVDQQGSHVQHEKINESLLEQDSEQNPAITENEFTQINWVNSNNVVTEQAGPVEAEGHSSSGPNETEKSTSVFHKKPQMLYQYYSQATEKEKPVKEKNNSEEFEKELINEIKDLRKMMMVFMTSEKQGNTSSARLSKWVNRLKKNGVAEEVLEYVTVHTINSILNQFGSLTDVKDDEIEKEIVLIIKGMIEKKIPTSMTPPDDIRMIKIIGPTGVGKTTSIAKLATEQLLKQKRRVALITTDVYRIGAVEQLKTYAGILNVPIEVARSANELDQAISKLEHYDLIYMDTTGRNYKDEKHRESVREFLHHPVKSENYLALSLTTKYEDLKLLLDEFLDSPVKKLILTKFDETTNYGSILNIAYQYPYHIAYITNGQSVPEDITLIDASLLASSLVGDGL; from the coding sequence ATGAAAACAAAAAGAATTGTTGCGGATTCCATCCCCCTTGCTTTAAAAATGGTCAGAGAGCAATTGGGGGATAATGCCATCATTGTTAATACCAGGTCAATCAAATTGGGCGGCATTCTCGGATTATTTGCTAAACATAAATTCGAGGTAACAGCTTATGCTCCGGTTAAGAAAATACCACCCGTAAAAAAGCAAGAACCACAGAATAACCGAAATATTGCTTTAAACTTAATCGAAAAAGCAGCAGGGGACCTTGCTGAAAGTAATAGATTTGAAAAAGCCAAAAAAGAAGTGGATCAGCAAGGTTCCCATGTTCAACATGAGAAAATCAATGAAAGCCTGTTGGAACAAGACTCTGAGCAGAATCCTGCTATTACTGAAAATGAATTTACTCAGATTAATTGGGTAAACAGCAATAATGTTGTGACAGAACAGGCTGGCCCTGTCGAAGCCGAAGGACATTCAAGTAGTGGGCCTAATGAGACGGAAAAAAGCACTTCCGTTTTCCATAAGAAACCGCAAATGCTCTATCAATATTATTCACAAGCAACTGAAAAGGAAAAACCAGTGAAAGAAAAGAACAATTCCGAGGAATTCGAAAAAGAGCTCATTAATGAAATAAAGGACCTTAGAAAAATGATGATGGTCTTTATGACGAGCGAAAAACAGGGGAATACATCATCTGCACGGCTTTCCAAATGGGTCAATCGCCTGAAGAAGAATGGGGTGGCTGAGGAGGTTTTGGAATATGTTACGGTGCATACGATCAATTCCATCCTGAACCAATTTGGGTCATTAACAGACGTGAAAGATGATGAAATTGAAAAAGAGATAGTTTTAATCATTAAAGGGATGATTGAAAAGAAAATTCCGACATCGATGACCCCTCCTGATGATATTCGTATGATTAAGATCATTGGACCGACAGGTGTTGGCAAAACGACTTCCATTGCAAAACTGGCAACTGAGCAGCTTTTAAAACAAAAGCGCAGAGTAGCCCTAATCACAACGGACGTGTATCGTATCGGAGCAGTTGAACAATTAAAAACCTATGCAGGTATATTGAATGTACCGATTGAGGTGGCACGGTCTGCTAATGAACTCGACCAAGCAATAAGCAAGCTCGAACATTATGATCTTATTTATATGGATACTACGGGCCGTAACTATAAAGATGAAAAACATCGTGAATCCGTTAGGGAGTTTTTACATCATCCAGTTAAAAGTGAAAACTATTTAGCCTTAAGTTTAACCACAAAATATGAAGATCTTAAACTGTTATTGGACGAGTTCCTGGATAGTCCTGTCAAAAAATTAATCCTGACGAAGTTTGATGAAACAACGAATTATGGATCGATTCTGAATATCGCCTATCAATATCCTTATCACATTGCCTATATTACCAATGGACAAAGTGTTCCTGAGGATATTACTTTAATTGATGCCTCATTGCTTGCTAGTTCCTTAGTGGGAGATGGTTTGTGA
- a CDS encoding sigma-70 family RNA polymerase sigma factor — MKAAVNEVVPHQLLWRMYQEKHDGTAQEKLVKQYMHLVERVANKLSLAIPQRIIPKEDLISLGYIGLIEAIQHFDYKKGFQFETYGLWRIKGAMLDGIRKMDWIPRGLREKAKILNSAFRDLEQSLMRTPSEEELSQYLSISVDEIDQTMAALSFSTLLSLDEPMKDSDEEGKQQNRLDHLQDDNSIPQEQHLQRLEFGKMITHCIDKMTENERLVLTLFYYEGLSQVEIAEVLNLTKGRISQIHSKAIFRVRQDFEKKGYSFNSFI, encoded by the coding sequence TTGAAAGCTGCAGTCAATGAAGTTGTTCCACACCAACTGCTATGGAGAATGTATCAAGAAAAACATGATGGAACGGCACAGGAAAAATTGGTAAAACAATATATGCATTTGGTCGAACGAGTGGCAAATAAGCTGAGCCTTGCCATTCCGCAGCGAATCATCCCTAAAGAGGATTTAATTAGTCTGGGCTATATTGGTTTAATCGAGGCCATCCAGCATTTTGATTATAAAAAAGGATTTCAATTCGAAACGTATGGTTTGTGGCGAATAAAAGGGGCCATGCTTGATGGAATTCGAAAAATGGATTGGATTCCCCGTGGTTTGAGAGAGAAAGCAAAAATATTAAACAGTGCCTTTCGTGATTTAGAGCAATCGTTGATGAGGACACCATCGGAAGAGGAACTTAGCCAATATTTAAGTATTTCTGTTGATGAAATTGATCAAACCATGGCAGCTTTGTCATTTTCTACATTGTTATCTCTAGATGAACCAATGAAGGATAGCGATGAGGAGGGAAAACAGCAGAACCGCTTAGATCATCTTCAAGATGATAATTCGATACCTCAAGAGCAGCATCTTCAAAGACTTGAATTTGGGAAAATGATTACACACTGTATTGACAAAATGACCGAAAATGAAAGACTTGTTCTGACTTTGTTTTATTATGAGGGTCTTTCCCAAGTAGAAATTGCTGAAGTGTTGAATTTGACAAAAGGAAGAATCTCACAAATTCACTCAAAAGCAATTTTTCGAGTACGGCAAGATTTTGAAAAAAAGGGGTATTCATTTAACTCTTTTATTTAA
- a CDS encoding MinD/ParA family protein: MDQAQSLREYMQRYQVKENYHQPARIITITSGKGGVGKSNFTINFALALKAAGKKVVVMDLDLSTANIDILMGTSSKYCLADVLHQRKYLLDCIEVGSGGINYIAGGLEIQDLIELDLKSLDFFMNQIQELQSYADFILLDTGAGISKELVEFILASDETILVTTPEPTSVADSYAVIKTVHHLAIKPPIFRLVINRAQTYREAAETSRTLKNACSVFLKTKINSLGFLMEDVHVQKAVRAQTPFYLTYPNCEASKNINQILYTFLPDMDKVSAPSSNGIRGFFEKIMSLRKSN, encoded by the coding sequence ATGGATCAGGCGCAAAGTCTAAGGGAATATATGCAACGCTACCAAGTAAAAGAAAATTACCACCAACCGGCTCGCATCATTACGATTACTAGCGGTAAGGGCGGTGTAGGCAAATCAAATTTCACGATTAATTTTGCCTTGGCCCTTAAAGCAGCAGGAAAAAAAGTGGTCGTTATGGATTTAGACTTATCGACGGCAAATATTGATATTCTGATGGGTACATCATCGAAGTATTGCCTTGCGGATGTGCTTCATCAACGAAAATATTTATTAGATTGTATTGAAGTAGGATCAGGCGGGATAAACTATATTGCCGGTGGACTTGAAATTCAAGATTTAATAGAATTGGACCTAAAATCACTAGACTTTTTTATGAACCAGATTCAAGAACTGCAATCTTATGCCGATTTCATTTTACTTGACACGGGTGCGGGTATTTCTAAAGAACTGGTTGAATTTATTTTGGCATCGGATGAAACGATTTTGGTTACTACACCAGAACCGACGTCGGTTGCTGATTCTTATGCAGTGATAAAAACCGTTCATCATTTAGCTATAAAGCCGCCGATCTTCCGATTAGTGATCAATCGTGCCCAAACCTATCGCGAAGCTGCAGAAACATCAAGAACATTGAAGAATGCATGTAGTGTATTTTTAAAAACGAAGATAAATAGTTTAGGCTTTTTGATGGAAGATGTTCATGTTCAAAAAGCAGTCAGGGCGCAGACACCTTTTTATCTTACTTATCCAAATTGTGAGGCATCCAAAAATATTAATCAAATTTTATATACGTTTTTACCGGACATGGATAAGGTATCTGCCCCTTCCTCTAACGGAATCCGGGGTTTTTTCGAAAAAATAATGTCATTAAGGAAATCAAACTAG
- the flhA gene encoding flagellar biosynthesis protein FlhA: MKAKDISVLIVVILIVAMMIIPLPTLLLDFLLICNISVSLLILLVAMNTKEPLEFSIFPTALLLTTLFRLALNVSTTRSILSKADGGQVIETFGSFVVGGSPVVGFVVFLILVVIQFIVITKGSERVAEVAARFTLDAMPGKQMSIDADMNAGLISEQDARTRRRKIEQEADFYGAMDGASKFVKGDAIAGIVILLINVIGGFIIGMVIHGMGFAESASTFTLLSVGDGLVSQVPALLISTATGITVTRAASDGNLGSDIMQQIFSYPKLLFIVSGTILLLGLFTPIGLLLTVPVAGLLIFGGMTMQKTMKKEELLTEQMEMADMEEDIRSPEKVINLLQLDPLELEIGYGLIPLADQKQGGDILDRIVMIRRQFAIELGLVIPTIRIRDNLQLPANQYVLKFRGNKVASGEVYLDHYLAMNQGADMGELDGIQVIEPSFGLPAVWVTTEEKQRAELMGYMIVDPPSVIATHLTEVLKQYAHQLLHREETKELIDNLKETHPNLVDELVPNLISVGEIQKVLQNLLREQISIRDLGAIFETLADYSVYTKDPRVLTEYVRQSLTRQITEQYADNGVIQVLTAGATLEKGISDGIQQTESGGYYLSMDPQLSRRITEELQGQIERVIKAGGQPIFLTSPSIRMYLKQFIDKIMPTVPVLAYTELEPDIEIQSIGVVNI, encoded by the coding sequence ATGAAGGCAAAAGATATATCAGTATTAATTGTGGTTATTTTGATTGTTGCCATGATGATCATTCCGCTTCCAACGCTATTGCTAGATTTTTTGTTAATTTGCAATATTTCCGTTTCATTGTTGATTCTATTGGTGGCAATGAATACGAAAGAACCACTGGAATTTTCGATTTTTCCAACTGCATTGTTATTGACAACATTATTTCGACTTGCCCTCAATGTATCAACGACACGTTCCATTCTTTCGAAGGCGGATGGCGGACAAGTTATTGAGACTTTTGGTTCCTTTGTGGTCGGCGGGAGTCCTGTTGTGGGTTTTGTTGTTTTCTTAATCTTAGTAGTCATTCAGTTCATTGTCATTACGAAAGGTTCTGAAAGGGTTGCCGAAGTAGCTGCTCGTTTTACATTGGATGCTATGCCTGGTAAACAAATGAGCATAGATGCGGATATGAATGCCGGATTAATATCTGAGCAGGATGCCAGGACGCGCCGCCGGAAAATTGAACAAGAGGCTGATTTTTACGGAGCGATGGATGGTGCGAGTAAATTTGTGAAAGGGGATGCCATTGCAGGAATAGTCATTCTCTTAATTAATGTGATTGGCGGATTCATTATTGGAATGGTGATCCATGGCATGGGGTTTGCAGAATCAGCTAGTACATTCACGCTTTTATCTGTCGGGGATGGATTAGTCAGCCAAGTGCCCGCATTACTTATTTCTACCGCGACAGGGATTACCGTTACACGTGCCGCATCCGATGGGAATTTAGGTTCGGATATTATGCAGCAAATATTCAGCTATCCCAAACTGTTATTTATTGTGTCGGGAACCATTTTGCTGCTTGGCTTATTTACACCTATCGGCCTTTTACTGACTGTACCGGTGGCAGGACTTTTAATCTTTGGCGGCATGACTATGCAAAAAACAATGAAGAAAGAAGAGTTACTAACCGAGCAAATGGAAATGGCAGATATGGAGGAGGATATTCGCAGTCCCGAAAAGGTCATCAACCTGCTGCAGCTTGATCCTTTGGAGCTGGAAATTGGTTATGGATTAATTCCATTGGCTGACCAGAAACAAGGCGGCGATATCCTTGACCGGATTGTCATGATTCGCAGGCAGTTTGCGATTGAATTGGGATTGGTGATCCCGACGATTCGGATCCGCGACAACCTGCAGCTCCCGGCGAATCAATATGTCCTTAAATTCCGTGGGAATAAAGTCGCATCAGGTGAAGTTTATTTGGATCATTATCTTGCGATGAATCAAGGCGCAGATATGGGAGAACTTGATGGGATACAAGTAATCGAACCTTCCTTTGGTTTGCCTGCCGTATGGGTGACCACAGAAGAAAAACAAAGAGCAGAGTTGATGGGTTATATGATTGTCGATCCGCCTTCTGTGATTGCTACCCATTTAACTGAAGTATTAAAACAGTATGCGCATCAACTGCTTCATAGGGAAGAAACGAAAGAATTAATAGATAACTTGAAAGAAACACACCCAAATTTGGTTGATGAACTTGTGCCCAACCTAATATCAGTTGGTGAAATCCAGAAGGTCTTGCAAAATCTGTTACGGGAGCAAATTTCGATTCGCGACTTGGGTGCGATTTTTGAAACGTTGGCAGATTATTCGGTTTATACAAAAGATCCGAGAGTATTAACAGAATATGTGCGCCAGTCCTTAACTCGGCAAATTACAGAGCAGTATGCTGATAATGGGGTGATTCAGGTATTAACAGCAGGAGCTACTTTAGAAAAAGGAATTTCTGATGGAATCCAGCAAACAGAATCTGGTGGTTATTATCTTTCGATGGATCCACAATTATCACGAAGGATAACAGAAGAACTGCAGGGACAAATTGAACGTGTGATCAAAGCAGGCGGTCAGCCGATTTTCCTTACTTCACCATCCATTCGGATGTATTTGAAACAATTTATTGATAAAATCATGCCAACAGTACCTGTTCTTGCCTATACAGAGCTTGAGCCTGATATTGAGATTCAAAGTATTGGAGTGGTCAACATATGA
- the flhB gene encoding flagellar biosynthesis protein FlhB has translation MLRLDLQFFSGEKTEKATPTKRREARKKGQVAKSQEVSTAITLLLCFGFLLVGGNSLIIGFLNIYRQSFNEYMLWDLSITSTKLLFNQLVLDAAMLIAPILLVVLVAGIAANLLQVGFMFNFSLVKVDFAKLNPLQGLKRMFSVRSLVELLKSILKITFIAIIVFIVIWKQKNEFLLLGEKTIWNASRFIGSLILQMGLAAAGSLIVLAAADYIYQKFSFEKQIRMSKQEIKDEYKKSEGDPFIKGKRRAIQRQMAMNQMIREVPKADVVITNPTHFAVAIRYDFNTMDAPEVIAKGQDYIALKIKEIAKEHKITVVENRPLARALFASVEIGGTIPEELFNAVGEILAYVYYQDGRHKGMMT, from the coding sequence ATGCTGCGTTTAGATTTACAATTTTTTTCCGGTGAAAAGACGGAAAAGGCAACGCCCACTAAACGACGCGAGGCAAGAAAAAAAGGTCAAGTGGCAAAAAGCCAGGAAGTATCTACAGCCATTACATTATTGCTTTGCTTTGGTTTTTTACTTGTCGGAGGAAATAGTTTAATAATAGGCTTTTTAAATATATATCGTCAGAGTTTCAACGAATATATGCTTTGGGATCTGTCCATTACCAGTACCAAACTATTATTTAATCAGTTGGTATTGGATGCGGCAATGTTAATCGCACCTATACTATTGGTGGTACTGGTCGCAGGGATTGCCGCTAATTTGCTGCAGGTTGGTTTTATGTTTAATTTTTCGTTAGTGAAAGTCGATTTTGCCAAACTAAATCCTCTGCAGGGTTTGAAACGAATGTTTTCCGTTCGATCTCTAGTAGAATTACTGAAATCTATTTTAAAGATTACGTTTATTGCTATTATTGTGTTTATAGTTATTTGGAAGCAAAAAAATGAGTTTCTTTTACTCGGAGAAAAAACGATTTGGAATGCCTCAAGATTTATAGGTTCGTTAATTCTTCAAATGGGTTTAGCAGCTGCAGGTTCTTTGATTGTTTTGGCTGCAGCCGATTATATTTACCAAAAGTTTAGTTTTGAAAAGCAAATTCGGATGTCAAAGCAAGAAATCAAAGATGAATACAAGAAGTCTGAAGGTGACCCGTTCATCAAAGGAAAAAGGAGAGCGATCCAACGGCAGATGGCGATGAATCAAATGATTCGTGAAGTGCCTAAGGCTGATGTGGTGATAACGAACCCTACACACTTTGCGGTCGCCATTCGTTATGATTTTAATACGATGGATGCCCCGGAAGTCATTGCTAAGGGTCAAGATTATATAGCTTTAAAAATAAAAGAAATCGCAAAAGAACATAAGATTACTGTCGTTGAAAATCGTCCATTGGCACGAGCATTATTTGCTTCAGTGGAAATTGGCGGAACCATTCCGGAAGAGCTGTTCAATGCAGTAGGGGAAATTTTAGCATATGTGTATTACCAGGATGGAAGACATAAGGGGATGATGACATGA